The following coding sequences lie in one Apium graveolens cultivar Ventura chromosome 1, ASM990537v1, whole genome shotgun sequence genomic window:
- the LOC141664825 gene encoding uncharacterized protein LOC141664825: protein MRSALHHHPSLSLTFLFSLSLAAGAITSTNPNSKRHFLRQFKPKSSATTSDLLSLLASPQQASSVNAYTARQLKSCFKFIVPFDPTPKPDPGRRVLAGGGRSEEEENEAVWWPPVAVMELARIAVDSGGDVGAIQRALDPAIITVPDIEGSKENRCELTRTPYGRHFISEDLNSYLEFLFNLIVVRGPEVGLNVSLNRYDFFHGHIFLASDSGRLGILFHAKEYPAFDKKTFPYNMGYCQTGSNVKYDDSMNLRNILWLAPLPDTSTRAWLAPGVLVVLDACPDGIIYEDLIPYYARYVRTLYEEDFGDIVADVNYLNCGGATPQYEIFIC, encoded by the exons ATGAGAAGTGCTCTTCATCACCACCCATCTCTCTCCCTCAcctttctcttctctctctcccTCGCCGCCGGCGCTATCACCTCCACTAACCCTAACTCCAAACGCCATTTTCTCCGTCAATTCAAACCCAAATCCTCTGCCACCACCTCCGATCTTCTCTCTCTCCTCGCCTCTCCTCAGCAAGCTTCCTCTGTCAACGCTTACACAGCTCGCCAGCTCAAGTCTTGCTTCAAGTTCATCGTCCCCTTTGACCCGACCCCAAAACCCGACCCGGGTCGTAGGGTATTGGCTGGGGGTGGAAGGAGTGAAGAGGAGGAGAATGAGGCTGTGTGGTGGCCGCCGGTGGCGGTGATGGAACTTGCGAGGATTGCGGTTGATTCGGGTGGAGATGTGGGGGCTATACAGAGAGCATTGGACCCTGCTATCATAACT GTACCCGATATAGAAGGATCAAAGGAAAACAGATGTGAGCTAACAAGAACTCCATATGGGCGGCACTTTATAAGTGAG GATTTGAATTCAtacctcgaatttttattcaatCTGATTGTAGTTCGAGGTCCTGAAGTGGGGTTAAATGTATCACTAAATCGTTATGACTTCTTTCATGGTCACATTTTTCTTGCCTCTGATTCGGGAAGGCTTGGGATATT GTTTCACGCAAAAGAGTACCCGGCTTTTGACAAAAAAACATTTCCCTACAATATGGGCTACTGTCAAACAG GGTCAAATGTGAAGTACGATGACTCAATGAATCTTCGGAATATTCTATGGCTGGCTCCATTGCCAGATACCTCCACTAGAGCTTGGCTGGCACCGG GAGTCCTAGTAGTCTTGGATGCATGTCCAGATGGAATTATTTATGAAGATCTCATCCCTTATTATGCTCGTTACGTGAGGACCTTGTATGAAG AGGATTTTGGCGACATTGTAGCCGACGTCAATTACCTGAATTGTGGAGGCGCAACTCCCCAATATGAGATATTTATATGTTGA